From a region of the Myxococcaceae bacterium JPH2 genome:
- the chrA gene encoding chromate efflux transporter, which produces MSQPREPSSELESPRARGPALAELALLYLRLGTTAFGGPAAHIAMMEDEVVRRRRWLSREEFVDLLGACNLIPGPNSTELAIHIGHRRAGWLGLIVAGACFILPAALIVSGIAWAYVRFGSLPRADALLYGVKPVIIAVVLQALWGLLRSTVKTAGLAALGVGAVAASALGVDELLVLLLAGLVVLVVRAVARRRQGTPSSLAGLVPLWPVVPSGVAALATPFSLQGLFLFFLKVGSVLYGSGYVLLAFLRSDLVERWGWLTQAQLLDAVAVGQVTPGPVFTTATFIGYVLGGAPGAVVATLGIFLPAFFFVAVSGPLVPRLRRSWAAGAVLDGVNVASLALMALVTWQLGRSALVDGWTVALSVVSAVLLLRFRINSAWLVLGGGVVGMLVAG; this is translated from the coding sequence ATGAGTCAACCGCGCGAACCTTCCTCCGAGCTTGAGTCGCCGCGTGCTCGGGGGCCCGCGCTGGCGGAGCTTGCCCTTCTGTACCTTCGCTTGGGGACGACGGCCTTCGGTGGCCCCGCCGCTCACATCGCGATGATGGAGGATGAGGTCGTGCGGCGCCGTCGCTGGCTGTCTCGCGAGGAGTTCGTGGACCTGCTCGGGGCCTGCAACCTCATCCCGGGCCCCAACTCCACCGAGCTGGCCATCCACATCGGGCACCGGCGCGCGGGGTGGCTTGGGCTCATCGTGGCGGGTGCCTGCTTCATCCTGCCGGCCGCGCTTATCGTCTCGGGCATCGCTTGGGCCTATGTGCGGTTCGGCAGCCTGCCTCGCGCGGACGCGCTGCTGTATGGCGTGAAGCCCGTCATCATCGCCGTGGTGCTCCAGGCCCTGTGGGGCTTGCTTCGCTCCACTGTGAAGACAGCCGGGCTCGCGGCCCTCGGCGTGGGCGCGGTGGCTGCCAGCGCGCTGGGCGTCGACGAGCTGCTGGTGTTGCTGCTCGCGGGACTTGTCGTGCTTGTGGTTCGCGCGGTGGCACGGCGGCGGCAGGGGACTCCGTCATCGCTGGCGGGTCTGGTGCCGCTGTGGCCCGTGGTGCCCTCGGGCGTGGCGGCCCTCGCGACGCCCTTCAGTCTTCAGGGCCTGTTCCTGTTCTTCCTCAAGGTGGGCTCGGTCCTTTACGGCAGTGGCTATGTGCTGCTGGCCTTCCTGCGCTCGGACCTGGTGGAGCGTTGGGGCTGGCTTACCCAGGCTCAGCTCTTGGACGCGGTGGCGGTGGGGCAGGTGACGCCTGGGCCCGTGTTCACCACCGCGACGTTCATCGGCTACGTGCTCGGTGGTGCGCCCGGCGCGGTGGTGGCCACGCTGGGCATCTTCCTGCCGGCCTTCTTCTTCGTCGCGGTGAGCGGTCCGCTGGTGCCTCGGCTGCGGCGTTCCTGGGCGGCGGGCGCGGTGCTGGATGGCGTCAACGTCGCGTCCCTCGCGCTGATGGCGCTGGTGACGTGGCAGCTCGGGCGCTCGGCGCTGGTGGATGGGTGGACGGTGGCGCTGTCGGTGGTGTCCGCCGTGTTGCTGCTTCGCTTCCGCATCAACTCCGCGTGGCTCGTGCTCGGCGGAGGCGTGGTGGGGATGCTCGTGGCGGGCTGA
- a CDS encoding translation initiation factor: MGKRDKKDEAPAPAAPFHNPFAALAAQRDALPTGPAPKPAATKPEPKGPARAVVRMERKGRGGKEVTVVEQLGLPEAQLEVWLKALKGSLGCGGALEDGTLVLQGDQRERLPALLEARGVRRVTVG, encoded by the coding sequence ATGGGCAAGCGCGACAAGAAGGACGAGGCGCCGGCACCCGCGGCGCCCTTCCACAATCCGTTCGCCGCGCTGGCTGCTCAGCGCGACGCGCTGCCGACTGGCCCCGCGCCGAAGCCGGCCGCCACGAAGCCCGAGCCCAAGGGGCCCGCGCGCGCCGTGGTGCGCATGGAGCGCAAGGGCCGGGGCGGCAAGGAAGTGACGGTGGTGGAGCAGCTCGGTCTGCCCGAGGCGCAGCTCGAGGTGTGGCTCAAGGCGCTCAAGGGCTCGCTGGGCTGCGGGGGCGCGCTGGAGGACGGGACGCTCGTCCTCCAGGGCGATCAACGGGAGCGACTCCCCGCGCTGCTCGAGGCGCGGGGCGTGCGCCGAGTCACGGTCGGCTGA
- a CDS encoding thioredoxin domain-containing protein: MSQKAPAKAPPTPSVPTRGASLLLLLGVAESVLSLFQWTQLLTLREGGSTVCGISEHVNCETVWNSPFASRLHELFGMPVAGLGLVWGLVAVGLASLYLVWARSGRDVRPAAVGLRLVAAAGVVSVVTFAAASAQVGALCITCLGTYVLVLAFVAVAWRGLPAPVMPRAGEWAPALKWTVGFAVAAFVVTLLPGSATPKASAPGAILPPTTASSSDNASSTAAATPLTLDLLLGSLTVEQRQGLSDALAQYRAATPQPSSTPPRRLFGPADAPVKIVEWTDSKCPHCKALVEELAVLKKRVPAGSVSVEARQFPLDGMCNPAMPRRGPDAPSVRCQAAKAQVCLESAPDFWELREKLFNAQAMLDTDNVVQIASSGSMSRMQLDACMASPETMGKLRSDVEAAMKFNLEGTPLVVVNGRVVPPAPALLYALVLAGGDANAPAFQALPPPRVFMSGEPSGHEGHGH, from the coding sequence ATGAGCCAGAAGGCCCCAGCCAAGGCCCCACCGACTCCCTCCGTCCCCACGCGCGGCGCGTCCCTGCTGCTGCTGCTCGGGGTCGCCGAGAGTGTCCTGTCCCTCTTCCAATGGACGCAGTTGCTGACCCTCCGCGAGGGCGGCAGCACCGTCTGCGGCATCTCCGAGCACGTCAACTGCGAGACGGTGTGGAACTCGCCGTTCGCCAGCCGCTTGCATGAGCTGTTCGGCATGCCGGTGGCGGGCCTCGGGCTCGTGTGGGGCCTGGTCGCCGTGGGCCTCGCGTCGCTGTACCTCGTGTGGGCCCGCTCGGGTCGGGACGTGCGCCCGGCCGCCGTGGGGTTGCGCCTGGTGGCCGCCGCGGGCGTGGTCTCCGTGGTGACGTTCGCCGCCGCGAGTGCCCAGGTGGGCGCGCTGTGCATCACGTGTCTGGGCACCTACGTGCTGGTGCTCGCCTTCGTCGCGGTGGCGTGGCGTGGACTGCCCGCGCCGGTGATGCCGCGCGCCGGGGAGTGGGCGCCCGCGCTGAAGTGGACGGTGGGCTTCGCGGTGGCGGCCTTCGTCGTCACCCTGCTGCCGGGCAGCGCCACCCCGAAGGCCTCGGCGCCCGGGGCCATCCTGCCGCCCACGACGGCGTCCTCGTCCGACAACGCGTCGAGCACGGCGGCCGCCACGCCGCTGACGCTGGACCTGCTCCTGGGAAGCCTCACGGTGGAGCAGCGCCAGGGCCTGTCGGACGCGCTCGCGCAGTACCGCGCCGCCACGCCGCAGCCGTCCTCCACGCCGCCGCGTCGCCTCTTCGGTCCCGCGGACGCGCCCGTGAAGATTGTCGAGTGGACGGACAGCAAGTGCCCTCACTGCAAGGCGCTGGTGGAGGAGCTGGCCGTGCTGAAGAAGCGCGTGCCGGCGGGCTCCGTGTCGGTGGAGGCGCGTCAGTTCCCGCTCGATGGCATGTGCAACCCGGCCATGCCGCGCCGAGGCCCGGACGCGCCCAGCGTGCGGTGCCAGGCCGCCAAGGCGCAGGTGTGCCTGGAGAGCGCGCCGGACTTCTGGGAGCTGCGCGAGAAGCTCTTCAACGCCCAGGCGATGCTGGACACGGACAATGTGGTGCAGATCGCCTCGTCGGGCTCCATGTCGCGCATGCAGCTGGACGCGTGCATGGCGAGCCCCGAGACGATGGGCAAGCTGCGCTCGGACGTGGAGGCCGCGATGAAGTTCAACCTGGAGGGCACGCCGCTCGTGGTGGTGAACGGCCGCGTGGTGCCGCCCGCTCCGGCGCTGCTCTACGCGCTCGTCCTCGCGGGCGGGGACGCCAACGCGCCCGCGTTCCAGGCGCTGCCGCCGCCGCGCGTGTTCATGTCCGGCGAGCCTTCCGGCCATGAGGGCCACGGCCACTAG
- a CDS encoding cupin domain-containing protein — MDVKHLSSFQGFSLEKLQKHAVFQSGRFLLDVYCLAAGQSQKPHRHATSDKVYVVLEGRCRFRVGTEEETHGPGASVFAPAGAEHGVANDGPEPARLLVLMTPPPEHV, encoded by the coding sequence ATGGATGTGAAGCACCTGTCGTCCTTCCAGGGGTTCTCCCTGGAGAAGCTCCAGAAACACGCTGTCTTCCAGTCCGGGCGCTTCCTCCTGGATGTCTACTGCCTGGCCGCCGGCCAGTCGCAGAAGCCCCACCGGCACGCCACCTCCGACAAGGTCTATGTCGTCCTGGAGGGCCGGTGCCGCTTTCGCGTGGGCACCGAGGAAGAGACCCATGGGCCCGGCGCCTCAGTCTTCGCACCCGCGGGCGCGGAGCACGGGGTCGCCAATGACGGCCCGGAACCCGCCCGCCTCCTCGTCCTGATGACCCCTCCTCCGGAGCACGTATGA
- a CDS encoding aminomethyltransferase family protein, with amino-acid sequence MEPLSLHFVHERAGARFFSVGGREAVAGYGDDVGAEYRAARDAVGLHDASYREILRITGEDRASFLHGMVTQEVKGLPVGSAAYAALITVKGSMVADARILKREDDLVLDTEPGLGAKVREFLEKYLISEDAELHDATGELGWLRLLGPRTPAVLTAALGAPFEPLAHQTTRTATLGGQEVRLVGNTSLGASDVDVLVPRAGLEAVWAALTEAGAAEGIRPLGFEALELLRVEAGVPRYGQDMVDTTIPLEANLTHAISYNKGCYIGQEVIARATFRGHMNRKLAGLLLGEADVAPGTELRRGGKKVGWVTSVVRSPTRGQRVALGYVHRDSLEPGTELTLAEGPSTATVSTLPFPPG; translated from the coding sequence ATGGAACCGCTGTCGCTGCATTTTGTTCACGAGCGGGCCGGGGCCCGCTTCTTTTCCGTGGGCGGCCGCGAAGCAGTGGCCGGGTATGGGGACGACGTGGGCGCCGAGTATCGCGCGGCCCGCGACGCCGTGGGGCTCCACGATGCGTCCTACCGCGAAATCCTCCGGATAACCGGGGAGGACCGCGCCTCCTTCCTGCACGGCATGGTCACCCAGGAGGTGAAGGGCCTCCCGGTCGGCTCGGCCGCCTATGCCGCCCTCATCACCGTGAAGGGTTCCATGGTGGCGGACGCCCGCATCCTCAAGCGGGAGGACGACCTCGTCCTGGACACGGAGCCCGGCCTGGGCGCCAAGGTCCGGGAGTTCCTGGAGAAGTACCTCATCTCCGAGGACGCCGAGCTGCACGACGCCACGGGCGAGCTGGGGTGGCTGCGGCTCCTCGGTCCCCGGACGCCCGCGGTGCTGACCGCCGCCCTGGGCGCCCCGTTCGAGCCGCTGGCGCACCAGACCACCCGGACGGCCACGCTGGGCGGCCAGGAGGTCCGACTGGTGGGCAACACGTCGCTGGGCGCCTCGGACGTGGACGTGCTCGTCCCGCGCGCGGGGCTGGAGGCGGTGTGGGCGGCGCTGACTGAGGCGGGCGCGGCCGAGGGCATCCGGCCGCTGGGCTTCGAGGCCCTGGAGCTGCTGCGGGTGGAGGCCGGGGTGCCTCGGTATGGCCAGGACATGGTGGACACCACCATCCCGCTGGAGGCCAACCTCACCCACGCCATCTCGTACAACAAGGGTTGCTACATCGGGCAGGAGGTCATCGCCCGCGCCACCTTCCGCGGACACATGAACCGCAAGCTGGCGGGGCTCCTGCTCGGCGAGGCGGACGTGGCGCCCGGCACCGAGCTGCGCCGGGGCGGCAAGAAGGTGGGCTGGGTGACGTCCGTGGTGCGCTCGCCCACCCGAGGACAGCGAGTGGCGCTGGGCTACGTGCACCGGGACTCGCTGGAGCCCGGCACGGAGCTGACCCTCGCCGAGGGCCCCTCCACGGCCACCGTCTCCACCCTGCCCTTCCCGCCGGGGTAG
- a CDS encoding isocitrate/isopropylmalate dehydrogenase family protein, with the protein MANTRTVTIINGDGIGPEVTAATLRVLEALKVPLEFEFKDAGSEIVAKFGTNLPHETVEAVLRSGVALKGPTGTVVGGGLPSANVGLRKRLDLYSSLRPVKSVPNVKTRYEGVDLVVVRENTEDLYAGLEHIIVPGVVESLKIITEKASTRIARFAFEYAKKAGRKKVSAVHKANIMKLSDGLFLDCCRKVGREFPEIQYEEVIIDNLCMQLVKDPTRYDVLVTENLYGDIVSDLCAGLVGGLGLVPGANIGERTAVFEAVHGTAPDIAGKGIANPTALMMSAVMMLDWMDLREESKRMANAILKVYGDGKVRTGDLGGGATTRDFTDAVIAAL; encoded by the coding sequence ATGGCGAACACGCGCACTGTGACAATCATCAATGGCGACGGCATCGGACCCGAGGTGACGGCGGCCACCCTCCGCGTCCTCGAAGCGCTCAAGGTCCCGCTCGAGTTCGAGTTCAAGGACGCCGGCAGCGAGATCGTGGCCAAGTTCGGCACCAACCTCCCGCACGAGACCGTGGAAGCGGTCCTCCGCAGCGGCGTCGCGCTCAAGGGCCCCACCGGCACCGTAGTGGGCGGCGGCCTTCCCTCCGCGAACGTGGGCCTGCGCAAGCGGCTGGACCTCTACTCGTCCCTGCGCCCCGTCAAGAGCGTGCCCAACGTGAAGACGCGCTACGAGGGCGTGGACCTCGTCGTCGTGCGCGAGAACACCGAGGACCTGTACGCCGGCCTGGAGCACATCATCGTCCCGGGCGTCGTCGAGTCGCTGAAGATCATCACCGAGAAGGCCTCCACGCGCATCGCGCGCTTCGCCTTCGAGTACGCCAAGAAGGCCGGCCGCAAGAAGGTGTCCGCCGTCCACAAGGCGAACATCATGAAGCTCTCGGACGGCCTCTTCCTGGACTGCTGCCGCAAGGTCGGCCGTGAGTTCCCGGAGATCCAGTACGAGGAAGTCATCATCGACAACCTCTGCATGCAGCTGGTGAAGGACCCGACCCGTTACGACGTGCTGGTGACGGAGAACCTCTACGGGGACATCGTCAGTGACCTGTGCGCCGGACTCGTTGGCGGCCTGGGCCTGGTGCCGGGCGCGAACATCGGTGAGCGCACCGCCGTCTTCGAGGCCGTGCACGGCACCGCCCCGGACATCGCGGGCAAGGGCATCGCCAACCCCACCGCCCTGATGATGTCCGCGGTGATGATGCTGGACTGGATGGACCTGCGCGAGGAGTCCAAGCGCATGGCCAACGCCATCCTCAAGGTCTACGGCGACGGCAAGGTGCGCACCGGCGACCTGGGCGGCGGCGCGACCACCCGCGACTTCACCGACGCCGTCATCGCCGCGCTGTAA